From Arcticibacter tournemirensis, one genomic window encodes:
- the nuoL gene encoding NADH-quinone oxidoreductase subunit L, translating into MINLVWLVPLFPLLGFLINGIGRNFLPKSIVGLIGCLAVLLSFGVSAGIFYELSESSATSYHQPLFSWINAGNLSIAFAFQVDHLSSLMMLVVTGVGFLIHIYSIGYMHNDKGYAKFFSYLNLFIFFMLLLVLGSNYVVMFIGWEGVGLCSYLLIGFWYKNDSYSSAARKAFVMNRIGDLGFLIAVFLIFRYFGSVEFGDVFAKAALMPAGAPVLVLITLLLFVGATGKSAQIPLFTWLPDAMAGPTPVSALIHAATMVTAGIYMIARSNILFTLSPVTMDVVAIIGLATAILAATIAITQTDIKKVLAYSTVSQLGYMFLGLGVGAYTGAFFHVITHAFFKALLFLGAGSVIHAMSNEQDLRLMGGLRKKLPVTFFTMLAGTIAISGIPPFSGFFSKDEILAHVYEHNKIFWIIGVIGAMLTSFYMFRMVYLTFYGKFRGTHEQEHHLHESPPSMTIPLIVLAVLSVVGGVIGIPEVLGGHHWLAGYLAPVFAMSTAKGTALALEHSTEYLLMAVSVGGAIIAAVIAYVKYVAKRHVPASDHAERGILARISYNKYYIDEIYNAVVTKPLDFLSGFFYKIIDKAAIDGIVNGLGKATSLAGRGLRLLQAGNIGFYLFMMVAGIIALLLYGFYKI; encoded by the coding sequence TTGATAAATTTAGTCTGGTTGGTTCCTTTGTTCCCATTATTAGGATTCCTCATTAACGGGATAGGCAGGAATTTTTTGCCAAAGAGTATTGTTGGATTAATTGGATGTCTGGCGGTTCTGCTGTCTTTTGGAGTAAGTGCCGGGATATTCTACGAGTTAAGTGAATCAAGTGCTACATCGTATCACCAGCCCTTGTTCAGCTGGATAAATGCAGGGAACCTTTCTATTGCTTTTGCCTTCCAGGTAGACCATCTAAGCTCACTGATGATGCTTGTGGTAACCGGAGTAGGCTTTCTGATACATATTTATTCTATTGGATACATGCATAACGATAAGGGTTATGCTAAATTCTTTTCGTATCTGAATCTCTTTATCTTTTTCATGCTCCTGCTGGTACTCGGATCAAACTACGTTGTAATGTTTATCGGCTGGGAAGGGGTAGGTTTATGCTCTTATCTCCTTATTGGTTTCTGGTATAAAAATGATTCATATTCGAGTGCTGCCAGAAAAGCTTTTGTAATGAATAGGATTGGCGACTTAGGGTTTCTGATAGCTGTATTTCTGATATTCCGTTACTTCGGTAGCGTGGAGTTTGGTGACGTTTTTGCAAAAGCTGCTTTAATGCCTGCCGGTGCTCCTGTACTGGTATTAATTACGCTTCTGCTATTTGTTGGTGCTACCGGAAAATCTGCTCAGATCCCACTTTTTACATGGTTGCCCGATGCTATGGCTGGTCCAACGCCCGTTTCTGCATTGATACATGCGGCTACGATGGTAACCGCGGGCATCTATATGATTGCGCGCTCTAATATCCTCTTTACTCTTTCGCCGGTGACAATGGATGTAGTAGCTATTATAGGTCTCGCTACCGCAATTCTCGCAGCAACCATTGCAATCACCCAAACAGATATTAAGAAAGTACTTGCGTATTCTACGGTTTCTCAACTAGGGTATATGTTTCTCGGACTTGGCGTAGGTGCTTATACCGGTGCCTTCTTTCATGTAATTACACATGCCTTCTTTAAAGCGTTACTCTTCCTTGGAGCGGGTTCGGTTATCCATGCAATGAGCAACGAGCAGGATCTGCGACTTATGGGTGGATTAAGAAAGAAGCTGCCTGTAACATTCTTCACTATGCTTGCCGGCACGATTGCAATTTCCGGTATTCCTCCATTCTCTGGGTTTTTCTCCAAGGATGAAATTCTGGCGCATGTTTATGAGCATAATAAGATATTCTGGATCATTGGCGTAATTGGAGCGATGTTGACATCCTTCTATATGTTCAGAATGGTTTATCTTACATTTTATGGTAAATTCAGAGGTACGCATGAACAGGAGCATCATCTGCACGAGTCGCCTCCTTCGATGACCATTCCTTTAATTGTGCTTGCTGTGTTATCCGTAGTTGGAGGGGTTATTGGAATTCCGGAAGTGTTGGGTGGGCATCATTGGCTTGCAGGATATCTTGCTCCGGTCTTTGCAATGTCGACTGCTAAAGGAACAGCTCTTGCTCTCGAGCACAGTACCGAATACCTTCTTATGGCGGTATCGGTTGGAGGTGCTATTATTGCGGCAGTAATTGCCTATGTTAAATATGTTGCTAAGCGTCATGTGCCGGCTTCCGATCACGCTGAACGGGGAATACTGGCGCGGATATCATATAACAAGTATTATATCGATGAGATCTATAATGCTGTTGTTACCAAACCTTTAGATTTTTTATCAGGGTTTTTCTACAAAATTATTGATAAGGCAGCTATAGACGGGATAGTTAACGGATTAGGTAAAGCGACAAGCCTTGCAGGAAGAGGCTTAAGGTTACTGCAGGCAGGCAATATTGGCTTCTATCTGTTTATGATGGTTGCAGGCATTATTGCTTTGCTCTTATATGGATTTTATAAAATATAA
- the nuoH gene encoding NADH-quinone oxidoreductase subunit NuoH, with translation MELAFVIEKFVLVTVIFLITLGIAAYSTLAERKIAGYIQGRIGPHRAGPGGLLQPLADGGKMFFKEEIIPSESNHFLFIAGPSLALLTASIGSAVIPWGKVLTIGGRAIELQVADINVGLLYIFGVVSLGVYGVMIGGWASNNKYSLMGAIRAASQNISYEIAMGLSIIALLMITGTLSLKGIAAQQEGFWADGWFTWNVFKQPLSFLIFIVCAFAECNRTPFDLPESENELVAGYHTEYSGFKLGAYLFSEYINMFVSSAVMSTLYFGGYNFPFMNDLGLSDNVIALLGIVFLFGKIFFFIFFFMWIRWTIPRFRYDQLMNLGWKVLIPLAIANIVITGIWMTVKDLI, from the coding sequence ATGGAATTAGCATTTGTTATAGAAAAGTTTGTATTAGTAACAGTAATTTTCCTGATTACATTGGGTATTGCTGCTTATTCCACTTTAGCTGAGAGGAAAATAGCAGGCTATATTCAAGGAAGGATCGGGCCGCACAGAGCTGGCCCGGGAGGGCTGTTACAACCTCTCGCAGACGGCGGGAAGATGTTCTTTAAAGAGGAGATCATCCCATCGGAATCGAATCATTTTCTATTCATAGCGGGTCCGTCACTTGCTTTGTTGACGGCGAGTATCGGAAGTGCTGTGATTCCATGGGGGAAAGTGCTGACCATAGGAGGGAGAGCTATCGAACTTCAGGTGGCAGATATTAACGTTGGTCTGCTTTACATTTTCGGTGTGGTGTCTCTGGGCGTTTATGGTGTAATGATCGGAGGCTGGGCTTCAAACAATAAATATTCGCTAATGGGCGCTATCCGCGCAGCTTCGCAGAATATCAGTTATGAAATAGCCATGGGGCTTTCAATTATTGCTCTGCTGATGATCACCGGAACATTATCCTTAAAGGGTATTGCAGCGCAGCAAGAAGGATTTTGGGCTGATGGATGGTTTACATGGAATGTATTTAAACAACCTCTGAGTTTTTTGATTTTCATTGTCTGCGCTTTTGCCGAATGTAACCGCACTCCTTTTGACCTTCCTGAAAGTGAAAATGAACTGGTGGCAGGTTATCATACTGAATATTCGGGATTTAAGCTGGGCGCATACCTCTTTTCTGAATATATTAACATGTTCGTTTCTTCAGCGGTTATGTCTACCCTCTATTTTGGCGGATATAACTTCCCTTTCATGAACGATCTGGGATTGTCGGACAATGTTATTGCGCTTCTTGGAATTGTATTTCTTTTTGGAAAAATATTCTTCTTTATTTTCTTTTTTATGTGGATACGCTGGACCATCCCGCGTTTCCGTTATGACCAGTTAATGAATTTGGGGTGGAAGGTCCTTATTCCCCTGGCAATAGCAAATATTGTAATTACAGGGATCTGGATGACAGTTAAAGATTTAATTTAA
- a CDS encoding 2Fe-2S iron-sulfur cluster-binding protein → MSDKVKVTIDGISIEVEPGTSILNAARQIGGDIVPPAMCYYSKLQGSGGKCRTCLVKVSKGSEKDPRPMPKLVASCRTTVMEGMEVQNITSSEVLEARKGVVEMLLINHPLDCPICDQAGECHLQDLSYEHGTESTRYEFERRTFDRIDIGDKIQLHMTRCILCYRCVYVADQITDNRVHGILGRGDAAEISTYIEKAIENDFSGNVIDVCPVGALTDKTFRFKNRVWFTKPVDAHRDCPKCSGKVTLWYKGEDVIRVTARKDEYGEAEEFICNDCRFETKKTSDWVIEGPRRISPHSVISANHYEQLNPPSVIRTNPALLESNKEEFERITRL, encoded by the coding sequence ATGTCTGATAAAGTTAAAGTAACAATAGACGGGATTAGTATAGAGGTGGAGCCGGGTACGAGCATTTTAAATGCTGCCAGGCAGATCGGAGGGGATATTGTTCCTCCTGCTATGTGTTATTATTCTAAGCTGCAAGGCAGCGGGGGTAAATGCCGCACCTGTCTTGTAAAAGTAAGCAAGGGTTCTGAGAAAGATCCAAGGCCTATGCCAAAACTGGTGGCTTCCTGCCGCACAACGGTTATGGAAGGTATGGAGGTTCAGAATATTACGTCGTCTGAAGTATTGGAGGCGCGCAAAGGCGTTGTCGAAATGCTCCTCATTAATCACCCCCTCGATTGCCCTATATGTGACCAGGCGGGTGAATGCCATTTGCAGGACTTATCTTATGAACACGGAACGGAATCTACGCGCTACGAATTTGAACGCAGGACCTTTGACCGTATCGATATAGGTGATAAGATACAGCTGCATATGACACGTTGCATTCTGTGTTACCGTTGTGTTTATGTTGCTGATCAGATTACAGATAACCGTGTTCATGGAATTTTAGGACGGGGCGATGCTGCTGAAATATCTACCTATATAGAAAAGGCGATCGAAAATGATTTTTCGGGCAATGTAATTGATGTTTGTCCGGTAGGTGCTCTTACCGATAAGACATTCAGGTTCAAGAACCGGGTATGGTTTACAAAGCCAGTAGACGCTCATCGCGATTGTCCGAAGTGTTCAGGGAAGGTGACTTTGTGGTATAAGGGCGAAGATGTAATACGTGTAACTGCACGAAAAGATGAGTATGGTGAAGCAGAAGAGTTTATTTGTAATGATTGTCGTTTCGAAACAAAGAAGACAAGTGACTGGGTAATCGAAGGACCACGGCGTATTTCGCCTCATTCTGTTATTTCAGCCAATCATTATGAACAACTGAATCCGCCATCAGTAATAAGAACTAACCCTGCTTTGTTAGAATCGAATAAAGAAGAGTTTGAACGAATAACGAGACTTTAA
- a CDS encoding complex I subunit 4 family protein: MEILLLIFLPLVGAVIASLSGKSQGVKTLAFIWSLLSLGLSAYLLSVFNPNSPEPQFTYDYPWFLYSGIRFQAGIDGISMLMVLLTNGLIPLIILSSFKHHYRNPGAFYALILFMQSGLLLVFTALDGFLFYIGWEAALIPIYFICGIWGGENRIRVNLKFFIYTIFGSLIMLLGIIYMASHTPDGTFSIQSFYKVTLDPATQGWVFWAFFLAFAVKMPVFPFHTWQPDTYTEAPTAGSMLLAGVMLKMGIYGAIRWLIPVAPLGFAEWGPVALLLSITGIVYASIIAFKQKDIKRLIAYSSIAHVGLIAAGVFVWNVKGLQGAMIQMLNHGVNVFGLFFVADILIRRMETRDTDKMGGIAAVAPTFAVAFLVILLGTIALPLTNGFIGEFLLLMGLYNYNLWASVIAGLTIIFGAVYMLRMYQRTMLGNTNEGTLNFKEIDGTEKLVLGIVCLLIIVIGVYPNPILHISEATVKSLVEMVDGRIQGISTTF, translated from the coding sequence ATGGAAATATTACTACTTATATTTTTACCTCTGGTGGGTGCTGTTATAGCATCTTTATCGGGTAAATCTCAAGGGGTGAAAACGCTGGCTTTTATCTGGTCGTTGCTGTCGTTGGGTTTATCGGCCTATCTTCTTTCAGTGTTTAATCCCAATTCTCCGGAGCCTCAGTTTACCTATGATTACCCTTGGTTCTTATATTCTGGCATAAGATTCCAGGCCGGCATTGATGGGATAAGTATGCTGATGGTGTTGCTAACAAATGGTCTAATTCCGCTTATTATACTTTCGAGTTTTAAACACCATTACCGGAACCCCGGAGCGTTTTATGCATTGATCCTTTTTATGCAGAGCGGACTTTTGCTTGTGTTTACGGCATTAGATGGCTTTCTATTTTACATAGGTTGGGAAGCCGCGTTGATTCCAATATATTTTATCTGTGGAATCTGGGGAGGAGAGAACCGCATTCGTGTTAATCTGAAGTTCTTTATTTATACCATTTTTGGTAGCTTGATAATGCTGTTAGGTATCATCTATATGGCATCGCATACTCCTGACGGGACTTTCAGTATACAGTCGTTTTACAAGGTAACACTTGACCCGGCAACACAAGGTTGGGTATTCTGGGCGTTTTTTCTTGCTTTTGCTGTTAAAATGCCGGTATTTCCTTTTCACACCTGGCAGCCAGATACCTATACAGAGGCGCCTACTGCAGGAAGCATGCTTCTTGCGGGTGTAATGCTTAAAATGGGAATATACGGCGCTATCAGGTGGCTTATACCAGTAGCTCCCTTAGGTTTTGCAGAGTGGGGACCTGTTGCATTATTGTTATCGATTACGGGGATCGTTTACGCATCAATAATTGCGTTTAAACAAAAAGATATTAAAAGACTTATAGCCTATTCTTCGATAGCGCACGTTGGACTTATTGCAGCGGGTGTATTCGTGTGGAATGTTAAAGGCTTACAAGGGGCCATGATCCAGATGTTAAACCATGGGGTAAATGTATTTGGATTGTTCTTTGTAGCGGATATACTCATCAGAAGAATGGAAACGCGTGATACAGATAAGATGGGAGGAATAGCTGCAGTTGCTCCCACGTTTGCCGTTGCTTTTCTTGTAATCCTGCTAGGGACTATTGCATTGCCGCTTACCAATGGATTTATCGGAGAGTTTCTTCTGTTGATGGGCCTGTATAATTACAATTTATGGGCTTCGGTTATTGCGGGACTTACCATTATTTTCGGTGCAGTATATATGCTCAGAATGTATCAGCGTACAATGCTTGGCAATACCAACGAAGGTACGTTAAATTTTAAAGAGATTGACGGAACGGAAAAGCTGGTACTTGGAATCGTATGTCTGCTCATTATCGTTATAGGGGTTTATCCTAATCCTATTCTTCATATTTCTGAAGCGACAGTGAAATCTCTGGTGGAAATGGTAGATGGCAGAATACAAGGCATAAGTACGACATTCTAA
- a CDS encoding NADH-quinone oxidoreductase subunit J, whose translation MSLFYLIAFLSVFFSLLVIFSKNPVYSVLYLIITFFTFTIHYVLLNAQFLAIVNFIVYMGAIMVLFLFVLMLLNLNKESEPMKSNLIKIAGVVAGMCLLVTLAGSVKLLNISDPLVLKNPDIGLVQNLGKVLFKEFLLPFEVSSLLLLAAMVGAVLLAKKDPKKV comes from the coding sequence ATGAGCTTATTCTATTTAATTGCTTTTTTATCAGTCTTTTTTTCATTGCTGGTAATTTTTTCAAAAAATCCGGTATACAGCGTTCTGTATCTTATTATCACGTTTTTTACGTTCACGATTCATTATGTTTTGCTGAATGCTCAGTTTCTGGCAATTGTAAACTTTATTGTTTACATGGGAGCAATCATGGTTCTATTTCTGTTTGTACTGATGTTGTTGAATCTGAATAAAGAATCGGAACCGATGAAATCGAATCTGATTAAGATAGCGGGAGTAGTTGCGGGGATGTGTTTACTGGTTACTCTGGCAGGATCCGTAAAATTGTTAAATATTTCCGATCCTCTGGTGTTAAAGAATCCTGACATCGGGCTTGTTCAGAATCTGGGAAAAGTTTTATTCAAAGAATTTCTTTTGCCTTTTGAAGTCTCTTCACTTTTGCTGCTGGCAGCGATGGTAGGGGCTGTATTGCTGGCTAAAAAGGATCCAAAAAAAGTATAA
- a CDS encoding DedA family protein, with protein MYELWDYLQQLINPERLLREGGFYLVLFVVFAETGLFFGFFLPGDYLLFLAGMFVATGKLDASIYTLVGGLIAAAVLGNFVGYWFGKKTGPVLYVRKDSLFFKKRYIRAAEEYYEKQGAFALIMGRFIPIVRTFAPIVAGVIGVNTRKFAFYNISGAILWVSSLTLLGFFLGRRFEKQIDEYLLYIIVGFIVVTAIPLVWTFLKRKFVLNKSENKKLNENINDYE; from the coding sequence ATGTACGAGCTCTGGGACTACCTTCAACAATTGATAAATCCTGAACGGCTTCTAAGAGAGGGAGGTTTTTACCTCGTTCTTTTTGTCGTTTTTGCTGAGACAGGACTTTTTTTTGGTTTTTTTCTACCGGGCGATTATTTGCTTTTTCTGGCTGGAATGTTCGTTGCGACAGGAAAGCTCGATGCCTCCATATATACGCTGGTTGGGGGGTTAATTGCAGCTGCCGTGCTAGGCAACTTTGTGGGGTATTGGTTTGGAAAGAAGACGGGGCCTGTACTTTATGTTCGAAAGGATTCGCTGTTTTTCAAAAAGCGTTACATAAGGGCAGCTGAGGAATACTATGAGAAGCAGGGGGCTTTTGCATTAATAATGGGGCGCTTCATTCCTATAGTACGTACTTTCGCTCCGATTGTTGCCGGAGTAATAGGCGTAAATACAAGAAAGTTTGCTTTTTATAATATTTCCGGTGCTATTTTATGGGTTTCGTCCTTAACTTTATTGGGATTCTTTTTAGGCAGACGTTTTGAGAAGCAAATTGATGAATACCTTTTGTATATTATTGTAGGATTTATTGTTGTTACTGCGATTCCGTTAGTGTGGACTTTCCTGAAAAGGAAATTTGTTTTAAACAAAAGTGAGAATAAAAAGTTGAACGAAAATATAAATGACTATGAGTAA
- a CDS encoding NuoI/complex I 23 kDa subunit family protein, protein MESLSNRKKVLEQKPMSFGERIYLPSILTGLAITFKHIFKKRETIFYPEQERPMSENWRGLHSLKRDEQGRERCTACGLCALACPAEAITMTAAERKKGEENLYREEKYAAVYEINMLRCIFCGLCEEACPKEAIYLDGPFLEADYVRKDFIFGKDKLVEAPLKS, encoded by the coding sequence ATGGAATCACTAAGTAACAGAAAGAAAGTATTAGAGCAAAAACCGATGAGTTTTGGAGAAAGGATTTATCTGCCTTCTATACTTACTGGTTTGGCTATAACTTTTAAACATATATTTAAAAAGAGGGAAACGATTTTTTACCCCGAACAGGAAAGGCCTATGTCTGAAAACTGGCGTGGTTTACATTCGCTGAAGAGAGACGAGCAAGGTCGCGAAAGGTGTACGGCATGTGGCCTGTGTGCTTTAGCTTGTCCGGCTGAAGCGATAACGATGACGGCAGCTGAACGTAAAAAGGGTGAAGAGAACTTGTACAGGGAAGAAAAATACGCGGCAGTATACGAGATAAATATGCTTCGTTGTATCTTCTGCGGTTTGTGCGAGGAGGCTTGTCCTAAGGAGGCTATTTATCTTGACGGGCCGTTTCTGGAGGCAGATTATGTGAGGAAGGATTTTATCTTCGGTAAAGATAAACTGGTTGAAGCTCCATTGAAATCGTAA
- the nuoK gene encoding NADH-quinone oxidoreductase subunit NuoK has protein sequence METVTQTIQGVPLNHYILLSAIIFSIGVMGVLIRRNAIVIFMSVELMLNAVNLLLTAFSAYWGDASGQVFVFFIMALAAAEVAVGLAIIVMIYRNTNSTDVNVLNRLKW, from the coding sequence ATGGAAACTGTAACTCAAACAATTCAGGGCGTACCTCTAAATCATTATATTTTGTTGAGCGCCATTATTTTCTCGATAGGCGTGATGGGAGTGCTGATAAGGAGAAATGCCATTGTGATTTTCATGTCTGTGGAATTGATGCTTAATGCTGTCAATCTGCTACTGACTGCTTTTTCTGCTTATTGGGGAGATGCCTCAGGGCAGGTATTTGTGTTTTTTATAATGGCACTTGCTGCAGCGGAAGTTGCTGTTGGACTAGCTATTATTGTAATGATTTACAGGAACACAAACTCTACAGATGTAAATGTACTGAACAGGTTAAAATGGTAA
- a CDS encoding NADH-quinone oxidoreductase subunit N → MNALITISLLAILILYLGLFKAKRALLPVTLLGLTGAFVLTVIEWNSYAQPIFNNMMQFDRFAVVFSGITILTTVLVLILSKDYFERISANVAEYYALILFSLAGIIIMVSYHNLSMLFIGIEIMSVSLYILAGIKKRDFSSNEAALKYFLMGAFSTGFLLFGTALIYGATGSFDLAEIREYLVSSTKSSPLLYSGIILLIVGLCFKVGAAPFHFWTPDVYEGSPSLITAYMSTVVKTAGFAAFLRIMLYCFAPKQEFWIPMIVAIAALSLLIGNVTAVYQQHFKRMLAYSSISHAGYMLFGLIALNASSVNALFVYAAAYSVASVIAFAALILLQRQTGNDSFDSFNGIARKNPFLAFTLTIAMLSLAGIPLTAGFVGKFMMFSRTLSAYHTILVVFAVINAVIGIFYYFRVIISMYFKPEERAELTVPTGFKIVLAFSALATVVLGIYPEFIASLI, encoded by the coding sequence ATGAACGCATTAATTACGATATCTCTTTTAGCAATACTCATTTTATATTTAGGCTTGTTTAAGGCAAAAAGGGCGTTGCTGCCAGTGACTTTACTGGGACTGACCGGTGCATTTGTGCTTACCGTGATTGAATGGAATAGTTATGCTCAGCCCATCTTCAACAATATGATGCAGTTTGACCGCTTTGCTGTGGTCTTTTCAGGTATTACTATCCTGACAACTGTATTGGTTCTGATTCTGTCTAAGGATTATTTCGAGAGGATTAGTGCAAATGTTGCTGAATATTATGCGCTGATTCTGTTTTCTCTTGCTGGTATTATAATTATGGTTTCCTACCATAACCTTTCAATGCTCTTTATCGGCATTGAGATTATGTCGGTAAGCCTATATATACTTGCGGGTATAAAGAAAAGGGATTTTTCATCTAACGAGGCCGCTTTAAAGTATTTCCTTATGGGTGCTTTTTCGACCGGCTTCCTGTTATTCGGGACAGCACTTATTTATGGTGCTACAGGATCTTTTGATCTCGCGGAGATCAGAGAATACCTCGTTTCGAGTACTAAATCATCTCCTCTATTGTATTCGGGCATTATTTTATTAATCGTTGGCTTATGTTTCAAGGTGGGTGCTGCTCCTTTTCATTTCTGGACCCCCGATGTATATGAAGGTTCGCCTTCTTTGATCACCGCTTACATGAGTACAGTTGTTAAAACTGCAGGATTCGCTGCCTTTTTGCGTATTATGTTGTACTGCTTTGCGCCTAAACAGGAATTTTGGATCCCGATGATTGTGGCCATTGCGGCCTTGTCTCTTCTGATAGGAAACGTTACCGCCGTATACCAGCAGCATTTTAAACGTATGCTTGCCTACTCGAGTATTTCTCATGCAGGTTATATGCTATTTGGGTTGATTGCCCTGAATGCCTCTTCTGTGAATGCATTGTTCGTTTATGCTGCGGCTTACTCTGTAGCATCGGTTATTGCTTTTGCTGCTCTGATATTACTTCAGCGTCAGACCGGCAATGATAGCTTTGATAGTTTTAATGGTATTGCGAGGAAGAATCCTTTTCTTGCCTTTACATTAACAATAGCCATGCTTTCGCTTGCAGGAATTCCGCTTACTGCAGGGTTTGTCGGCAAGTTTATGATGTTCTCCAGAACGCTTTCTGCATATCATACAATATTAGTAGTATTTGCTGTTATCAACGCCGTAATTGGTATATTCTACTATTTCAGGGTGATCATCTCTATGTATTTTAAGCCCGAAGAAAGGGCAGAGCTAACTGTTCCTACCGGTTTTAAAATTGTTCTTGCCTTTTCGGCGCTGGCTACTGTTGTGCTGGGTATTTACCCTGAATTTATAGCAAGCCTGATTTGA
- the nuoF gene encoding NADH-quinone oxidoreductase subunit NuoF, with protein sequence MGRKLLLENINVPGINTFEVYRQKGGYRAVEKALKSMSPEDVVEEVKKSGLRGRGGAGFPTGMKWSFLAKPEGKPRYLVCNGDESEPGTFKDRYLMTYIPHLLIEGMIVSSYALGANTSYIYVRGEMMPQIRILEKAIAEAKNAGLLGKNILGSGYDLELYVQPGGGAYICGEETALIESLEGKRGNPRIKPPFPAISGLYNCPTVVNNVESIAATVPIINDGADEYAKMGIGRSTGTKLISASGNLNKPGVYEIELGVSVEEFIYSDEYCGGIANGKRMKAVVAGGSSVPILPANLILKTANGENRLITYESLADGGFATGTMLGSGGFVVFDEDQCIVRNTWNYSRFYHHESCGQCSPCREGTGWMEKVLHRLEYGHGKLSDIDLLVDVSKKIEGNTICPLGDAAAWPVASAIRHFRDEFEWHVTHPDEAMQRNYGLAHYADPLPKPEGVTAN encoded by the coding sequence ATGGGACGAAAGCTATTATTAGAAAATATAAACGTTCCTGGCATCAACACTTTTGAAGTTTATCGTCAGAAAGGAGGCTATCGTGCTGTTGAGAAAGCGCTCAAAAGCATGTCTCCGGAGGATGTTGTAGAGGAAGTGAAGAAATCCGGTCTTCGGGGCCGTGGCGGGGCTGGTTTCCCTACCGGGATGAAATGGAGCTTCCTTGCAAAACCTGAAGGCAAGCCGCGTTATCTGGTATGTAATGGTGATGAATCTGAACCCGGAACCTTTAAAGACCGTTACCTGATGACTTATATCCCTCATCTTTTGATCGAGGGAATGATTGTTTCAAGTTATGCTTTAGGTGCCAATACTTCCTATATATATGTACGGGGGGAGATGATGCCTCAGATCCGTATCCTTGAGAAGGCAATCGCAGAAGCGAAGAATGCAGGTTTGCTCGGAAAAAATATACTGGGGTCGGGATACGATCTTGAATTATATGTACAGCCAGGAGGAGGGGCCTATATTTGTGGTGAAGAGACTGCACTTATTGAATCTCTTGAGGGCAAGCGTGGTAATCCAAGGATCAAACCTCCTTTCCCTGCGATATCAGGATTATACAACTGTCCTACGGTTGTAAATAACGTTGAGTCGATTGCTGCGACTGTACCTATCATTAATGATGGCGCCGATGAGTATGCGAAGATGGGAATTGGAAGAAGTACAGGAACCAAACTGATATCAGCATCCGGAAACCTCAATAAGCCTGGTGTTTATGAAATTGAACTGGGTGTTTCCGTTGAAGAATTTATTTATTCTGATGAGTATTGCGGAGGCATAGCGAATGGTAAAAGGATGAAGGCCGTTGTAGCCGGTGGTTCGTCGGTTCCTATTCTTCCTGCTAATCTTATATTGAAGACCGCGAACGGCGAAAACCGGCTGATCACTTATGAGTCGCTCGCCGATGGAGGGTTCGCAACAGGAACAATGCTTGGGTCGGGTGGATTTGTGGTATTTGATGAGGACCAGTGTATCGTTAGAAATACCTGGAATTATTCAAGGTTCTACCATCATGAAAGCTGCGGACAGTGTTCCCCATGCCGCGAAGGTACCGGCTGGATGGAAAAAGTTTTGCACCGATTGGAATATGGGCATGGTAAGTTAAGTGATATTGATTTGCTGGTTGATGTTTCAAAGAAAATAGAGGGTAATACAATTTGTCCTCTTGGTGATGCAGCTGCATGGCCAGTTGCCAGTGCTATAAGGCATTTCAGGGACGAGTTTGAGTGGCATGTAACTCATCCGGACGAGGCGATGCAGAGAAATTATGGATTGGCTCATTATGCGGATCCATTGCCAAAACCAGAGGGAGTTACAGCTAATTAA